One genomic segment of Mytilus galloprovincialis chromosome 5, xbMytGall1.hap1.1, whole genome shotgun sequence includes these proteins:
- the LOC143075220 gene encoding tubulin delta chain-like yields the protein MSIITLQLGQCGNQIGGQMFQSLMDDVHMKPINTMVPPNRNEEYINDVLSTFFYQDGRSENQLPRARAVMVDMEPKVIAQTCMDAKKSGKWQYPEKQQLSQQRGSGNNWAHGFCIHGPKAKDQVIEMVQKEAEKCDNLGGFLSLMSLAGGTGSGVGAYITECLRDEFPHAFILNQVVWPYNTGEVIVQNYNAILTLSHLYRTVDAVIVMQNDHLHKICSQLLNIKKISFKDINKVICHKLLSILSPGTLHKYPGFTCSNSIGEIMEHMVPVSDYKLLTMKNIPQMPESSIQFSSFQWHGLLKHLRQMLIADAAMEEGIDWQVRVGDETPRGGAKHNQSLANFLMLRGKDVTTADTTAFEDSMLYAPWVPPGGALLKGTQPRVFNQYEKSACLLSNSKSPIVQMDYTVGKAWNMFSSRGYVHQYNKHGLVDEDFVDSFVTLEQVIANYKNL from the exons ATGTCTATTATAACACTACAGTTAGGACAATGTGGGAACCAGATCGGAGGTCAGATGTTCCAGTCTCTTATGGACGATGTTCACATGAAACCTATAAATACTATG GTTCCACCAAACAGAAATGAGGAATACATTAATGATGTGCTATCAACATTTTTCTACCAAGATGGCCGATCGGAAAATCAGCTACCTAGAGCTAGAGCTGTTATGGTTGATATGGAACCTAAG GTTATTGCCCAGACTTGTATGGATGCCAAAaaatcaggaaaatggcaatATCCTGAAAAACAGCAATTGAGTCAACAGCGTGGATCAGGGAACAACTGGGCACATGGTTTCTGTATACATGGACCAAAAGCTAAAGACCAAGTCATTGAAATGGTCCAGAAAGAAGCTGAAAAATGTGATAACCTTGGTGGATTTTTGTCTTTGATGAGTCTGGCAGGAGGAACAGGGTCAGGTGTTGGTGCTTATATCACAGAATGTCTTCGTGATGAGTTTCCTCATGCATTCATTCTTAATCAAGTGGTGTGGCCATACAATACAGGGGAGGTAATCGTGCAGAATTACAATGCTATATTGACTTTATCCCATCTCTACAGAACTGTAGATGCTGTTATTGTAATGCAGAATGACCATTTACATAAGATTTGTTCTCAGTTGTTAAATATAAAGAAGATTTCCTTCAAGGACATCAACAAGGTCATTTGCCATAAACTTTTGAGTATTTTGTCACCAGGAACACTACATAAATACCCAGGATTCACATGTTCAAACTCAATAG GTGAGATAATGGAGCACATGGTCCCTGTATCAGATTATAAACTGTTAACAATGAAGAACATCCCACAGATGCCAGAATCATCTATACAGTTCAGTTCATTCCAATGGCATGGCTTACTGAAACATCTCAGACAGATGTTGATAGCTGATGCTGCTATGGAGGAAG GAATTGATTGGCAGGTCAGGGTCGGTGATGAAACACCTAGAGGTGGAGCCAAACACAACCAATCACTTGCTAACTTTTTAATGCTCCGTGGAAAAGATGTAACCACAGCAGATACAACTGCCTTTGAAGATTCAATGCTATATGCTCCTTGGGTTCCACCAGGTGGCGCTTTATTAAAAGGGACACAACCCAGAGTGTTTAATCAGTATGAGAAATCTGCTTGTTTATTGTCCAATAGTAAATCACCGATTGTACAAATGGATTACACAGTGGGAAAAGCTTGGAATATGTTTTCTTCAAGAGGATATGTACATCAATATAATAAACATGGACTCGTAGATGAAGATTTTGTAGATAGTTTTGTAACATTAGAACAAGTTATTGCcaattataaaaatttgtaa